The Candidatus Thorarchaeota archaeon region CAACAACTCAATTGCCTCAGGGTCGGACCTGACAACGGCGAGCGTACACATCGTAGTGTCACCCACCTGATCAGTACAGCAGAGGCCGGACAACTGACCGCCCTTTGAGACTGCAGACAGCTGGTTCCTGAGGCATCCAAGCTCTAGAGCTGCGAGGGACTGAGTGAAGTCTAGACCGAGACGAGTTCGCTCTTGCAGCAGCAGCAGACGGGCATCCTGCGCAGACGGAGTGACTCGCACCACGTCATACGAACTGACTTCGGAAGGGTCGAGCGACCTCGTGGAGAAGCGATGACGGTATAGCTGAGAGCAGACGGAGAAGTCGAGCCCGAGAAGCGAGTCTTTGAGCCATGAGGGGACCGACAGCCCCGGGGGAAAGTCGACCATGTCCGGACGCTCAGAGACGACAACGTCCACGCTCCGTATGTGCTGTGAAGGAAAGTACGGCAGTGACGACTTCAGAATGTGTCTCGCCACCTTGTCAGCACTGTCAGGTCGCAACCGAATCGCAAGTATCCCCACCCGCTTTGCAGCCTCGTCCCTGAACAGAGCAGTACCGCCCACTACTTGCTCTTCAAGGGTGGACAGATACAGGATTGCTCCAGGATGTGCAGAGAGGTCTCGCAGATAGGACCCGTCATCAACACCTGCCACATTTCGGGGGAGGACTGTCCAGAGTTCGTGTTCCTCCGGCCTGAGTCGTCTATTGTAGATTGACTTTCCAATCATCAGGTTCGGACTCCTCTGTAGTGGGCGATTATCTCGCCGCCTATCTTCCTTATGGCCCTGTTCTTGTCGGGACCAATAGGTGAGCCTGCGATGAAGTTGGTGACACCCTCTCGGACAAGCTCGTCAATCCGCTGAATGCAGTCGTGGCTGCTGCCAACTATCGCGAAGGCATCTACCATGTTGTCATCGACCAGTCCCTGGGCCTCTCCAAAGCGACCCTGAGCAAGCATCGAGCGAATCTTCTCAGCAGCCTCGGCGTCAATCCCGTGCCGCCTCAAGATGAGCTCTGGAGAACCTGCAACAATGTAGGCCACCACCATGCGGGTCTGGCCTTGCATAGCCTCACCATACGAGTCAGCTATGCTCATGGCAGTATAGGCACCTATGTCCAGTTCGTCCATGCTTCTGCCCGCTCTTCTGGCACCCTTCTTGATCGAGGCCAACGCCATCCGGAAGTCCCTTGGATGGCTCGCATTGATTAGAATACCGTCTGCGACAGCAGCAGTCTTCTCCAGCATCTGAGGCCCCTGAGCACCAGCGTAGATTGGAATCCGTGGTGCAGCCTTCACGGTCTTGCCATCGACAGTAATCGGACGCCCTTCGGAGTCGAGGACCGGACTCTTTCGTACCACGTCCAGCTTCGCTCCTCTCAGATTGAATACCTTCCCGTTGAGATGGCACTTGTCGCCTCTGGTCAATGTCCGGACGACCTGAATCGCTTCAACGACGGTAGACACCGGAAGACGCCACTGAACACCCAGGGTCGCCAACGTCACGCGATCACCTGCACCAAGCCCAATCACAGCTCGCCCCCCGCTGATCTCGTTTAGGGTTGCGGCTGCAGCAGCTGACAGAGCGGGACTTGTGTGATAAGGGTTGGTCACTCCGGGCCCGAGGAGTACCCGACGAGTGTTCAGGGCAATCGTAGTGAGAGTACACCATGGATTCCTGTTGTTGTAGTGGTCTGTCACCCATATGTTGTCGAAGCCAGCATCTTCCGCTGCCTTGTCCCACTCGACAAGTTCGAACACAGGACGGTCTGGCACGAGCTCTATACCGAAACGAAGCAACGATGACGACTCCTGACGTCTTCGGGACTCGAACTCGCATTGCATTAAGCCTTTGCAAATGAGCCATTGGTCGCCTGCAACAGACGGGACACAGACAACATGAGACCCCGACATCACTCATTGTCAGAAGGACAGGTCTGGGGATGGGGGGTTCAAGGTGCTTGGGACAGGACGACAACTCGAAGCGCCCTGCATGAGTACACAAGAGGTCAGCGGCTCAGATGCGCGAGGTTCCGTCCCCACACATGAAAAGGCATTTGAACTCCGTACTGACACGGCTCGTCTAACGGACTTGCCTGACAGCGAGGACCACTCAATGATGGAATATGATGCGGACCTTCACCTTCACTCCCCCTATTCAATAGGGGTAAGCAGCAGCATGAACTTGGATGGCATTGTAAAGGCTGCAAAGATGAAGGGGCTCAGCATCCTGGGGACAGGAGATGCTACGCAGAAGGACTGGCTCAGGCATCTTCGCTCAAAGCTTGTCAGCGTTGACGGAGCTCTCGCATACGACGGCGTTCATTTCATCGTGACGGTGGAGGTTGAGGATGCCGAGTCAATTCATCACATCATCATCTTGCCCGATCTGGAGTGTGTAGAGGTCCTGAGAAGAGAACTGCATTCTCACTCCCCGAACTTGGACGACCACTGGGGAGGGCGACCGCGAGTCAGTCTGAGCCCGAGCGAGCTTGCTGGAACAGTGCGAGACATTGGAGGTCTTCTTGGACCAGCTCATGCCTTCACGCCATTCAAGTCTCTGTTCAGAGAGGGAAAGTACGACTCTCTCTCCTCGTGCTATGGCGATGAGGCAAGCCACATCCACTTCCTGGAACTCGGACTGTCTGCAGACACGGTAATTGCAGACCATATCCCCGAACTCTCGAGAGTCACCTTCATCACCTCCAGCGACGCACACTCTCCGTCGCCGGACAAGTTGGGAAGGGAGTTTGTAAGGCTGCTTGTGGAGGGTCCTACATTCCACGAGGTCGCCATGGCACTACGACGAGAGAAGGGGCGGAGAGCTGTCCTCAACGTGGGTCTGGATCCCAAGCTGGGCAAGTACTACCTCTCGTTCTGTTCTTCCTGTAGAAGAACACTTGTCTTCGATGAGTCGATCTCCACCCCTTCGCATGACGAGCTGAATGTCTACGTCCCGATAGTGTCCAAGGAGGAGATGCCCGAACTCCTCATGGCAGTCCACAGACGGCAGATGAAGTGTCCGGCCTGCGGAAAGAGAATGCGTCTTGGCGTGAGAGACCGAGCCATCATGCTGGGCACAGGTCAGAGTAGGTCACCTGAGCATAGACCACCTTATCTGCACATGCCGCCCCTTCTTGAGATGATGATGACTGCCACTGACAGCACCAAGACATCAAAGAAGCTACTTCGCGAGTATGAGACACTGGTGAGCAAGTACGGGACAGAGACCAAGATACTGACTGGGAGGTATGACAGCCAGCTGGGTGAGTACAGCCCTCGACTTGCACAGCTGGTGCGGGCATGTCGTGACGGAGAGGTGAAACTCATCCCGGGTGGCGGCGGAAGGTATGGGAAGATGGTCCCACCATGGGGCGGTGATGAGAACTGACAGTAGTACGTGGAACCATCCGAGAGGTCGGTCGTAGCACGACGACTCGTATCAGCAGTACTAGGTGGTATGGCACAACTCGGATTGTGGTACAGGATGACGAAGGCAAGACATACGACGTGAGTCTATCATCCGCGGTGATGGAAGCACAGAGATTCCTGCCAAGAGTGGGGATGCGCGTGATAGTGCATGGGTTCGTTGAAGAGGCTGAGTACGGGCTTTCTGACTTTGTTGTCACCAGAGTGTCCCATGTCAGACATGAGGGGGCAGACGTGAAGCGCGTGGTCAAGTTCGAAGACTAGATGTCTCATCTGCGGACTCTGATGAGATAGCCGGGGGGCTGTATCCACTCGGACTTACACTTCGGACACCGGGAGGGCTTCTTGACGGTTGCTCTATCAGAGAAGACGAATCCGCACTTGTTGCACTGTGCGGGACGAGCAACCAGCTCCCTCCCCTGACTCCTAATCGACTTGGCAATATGCCCAAGATCCTCAGACACAACCCGGGGGTCATCGAGGTCGAGGGCGTTACATATGTCCTGTACAGTGAGAGGGACGGAAGTCCGTTCCAGCATCTCTAGGATCTGTTCTCTACGAGTGGCCATGATAGTAACACCCACACACACGCACACGCCGTCACTCTGCTTAATGCTTGCTGGTCGAGGTGTCATCTCGGTGACTCCGAGAAGCGGCCTTTTGACTGTCATATGCAGCAGGTCTTTATCTGGCCGAGTCATATCTCTACTGAATAGCAGCCAGAGACTCTTGAGGTGCTGAGCGCATGCCGCAGCTTCTGCTGGACCCAACTCCCGCTCACAAACACATGTCATACGACGAGCGGGTCTGTTCCGTATGCATGGGACACAGAGCTCTCTGCGGTGTGCGGCCATGCCCGCTTGTCATGAGGGCGAAGGCAATTGCCAACATCGAACAGGCGGTACCCGGTACCAGTCTGGAGGGGTCCTCTCCACCATCTGTGTTCGTAGGCAGCTACGGTTATCCGAAGGTCTTGGCAGGTCCACTGGTGCCTCCTGTCCGTGGAAGCGAGACTGCCCTGATGGAACGGCCAGACCTGTGGCTGGACAAGACCCTTGACCAGATACTGGCCTTGCGATTCAGTCTCATACGGACCAAGAGACCGCTTCCTGTGGATGCGGCCATCGACCCTCCACGACTGCTTGCTGAGACACAGACCATGGCTCTCTCTGAGACGCCGACCGCATCTGAGGCCACCCTGCTCAAGAGACCGCAGTTCACTGCCATAATCTCCAGCAAGACCCTTCCCATTGGCCCTTCGGCTCCACTGCACAGCTTCCAGCTCGAGGACAATCCCAGTGTGCCCAAAGCCGTTAACCGAGTCACAAGCGACACTGACCTGAAGGCGGTGCCCGGTGTGATGACCCTTTTCCGCGAGGGTATCAGTCAGCAGCACCTGACGCGCCTGTTCTCTGTTGGTCTCCTCGGAACGAAGCGAACTCGGAAGCTTGTACCCACGGAGTGGAGCATAACAGCTGTGGATGACATAATCGGCCGGCGACTACATCGAGAGGTGCTCCAGTATGAGTGGGTTAGTGACATAATGCTCTTTGTGGACCACGCGCTGGGCAACACCGTCGCCATACTGATGAACCCAGGTCCGTGGGAGTTTGAGGCACTGGAATGCTGGCTCACAGGTCCGAGGCCACACGTCATCTCGGACTACGAGTATACACACGGTCGCAAAGAATACGCCAAGGCCGTGGTTGGAGCATACTACGCCACACGTCTCCCAGTGCTTGAATATCTCTCTGAACAACGCAGACAGGCGTCAGCCATTGTGTTCATGGAGATAGACCCGAAGAGGTGGGTACCACTAGGAGTGTGGCGCTTCCGTGAGATTGCTCGGAGAGCCCTCTCTGGATCAGGGAAGAGCTTCTCGACCACGGAGGAGGCAATAGAAGACCTGGCAACTCATCTGCGGAACCCAGTAGCAAGCTACCTTGAGAAAAGCATCATCTACCGGTCTCTGGGAACCCAGACTCGTCTGACAGAGTTTTTCTAGGGGGCTGTTCAGGAGGAGGACTTGCAGCACATTGAGGAGCGCACGAATATGGGTCACTATGAGCAACTGTGTCGGCTCGGAGAACGACTCGGGCCATTAGCAAGACCGCGTGCCTCCGGTGCCGACAGAGAACTGTCCAAGGCAACAGTGTTTCTGCGACCGCTCATGGTCATATCTGTCGAGGGTGTGACGGGAGCCTCGCGACTCATCACAGTCATCGCGTTCCTTGTGGGCACCATAGGACTCACGCTGCTCGGTCTCTCCATCGCTGCAGCCGTACCAATGTCACTGATGCTTGCGGTCCTGTCCTACTACGGAGTCACACTGTATCCTGTGAGCCTCATGAACAGCTACAAGGTCCAGCTCTCAGAGGAGTCGGACATCATGTTTGAGCAGTTCATCCTCGTCTTTCAGTCAGGTGGGAGCATCTTCGACGCCATCGAACTCGTGGCTCAGTCGGACCACCCGTACCTCTCTGCGGCGTTCAGGCGGATCCTCGCAGATGTCGAGCAGGGCAAGCCGCCCGAGGAGGCACTAGTCGAGTTCGGTCGCAGTCAGCCTTCCGAGGACCTTCGGAGGTATCTTACAGGAGTAGTATCTGCTCTCGAACAGAAGACGGAACTCCTCGACCTGCTCTCCGGCGAGTCGTACGAGGCAGACATGACCCTGCGCTCGAAGAACCTCGAACTCGAGAGCCGCCTGCTAATAGTGTCTGCGCTGATAACCTACGTCCCCATGCTCATCACACTTGCACTCTCACTCACAGGTATGGCTACTAGTCCGCTCGTGATTGTGGTTGCACCGCTCTTCGTCATTCTCAGTGTATTCGTGCGCACGAGATTCTCAAGGGACTTTGCGTCGTAT contains the following coding sequences:
- a CDS encoding 5,10-methylenetetrahydromethanopterin reductase, with the translated sequence MQCEFESRRRQESSSLLRFGIELVPDRPVFELVEWDKAAEDAGFDNIWVTDHYNNRNPWCTLTTIALNTRRVLLGPGVTNPYHTSPALSAAAAATLNEISGGRAVIGLGAGDRVTLATLGVQWRLPVSTVVEAIQVVRTLTRGDKCHLNGKVFNLRGAKLDVVRKSPVLDSEGRPITVDGKTVKAAPRIPIYAGAQGPQMLEKTAAVADGILINASHPRDFRMALASIKKGARRAGRSMDELDIGAYTAMSIADSYGEAMQGQTRMVVAYIVAGSPELILRRHGIDAEAAEKIRSMLAQGRFGEAQGLVDDNMVDAFAIVGSSHDCIQRIDELVREGVTNFIAGSPIGPDKNRAIRKIGGEIIAHYRGVRT
- a CDS encoding phosphotransferase, which translates into the protein MSTQEVSGSDARGSVPTHEKAFELRTDTARLTDLPDSEDHSMMEYDADLHLHSPYSIGVSSSMNLDGIVKAAKMKGLSILGTGDATQKDWLRHLRSKLVSVDGALAYDGVHFIVTVEVEDAESIHHIIILPDLECVEVLRRELHSHSPNLDDHWGGRPRVSLSPSELAGTVRDIGGLLGPAHAFTPFKSLFREGKYDSLSSCYGDEASHIHFLELGLSADTVIADHIPELSRVTFITSSDAHSPSPDKLGREFVRLLVEGPTFHEVAMALRREKGRRAVLNVGLDPKLGKYYLSFCSSCRRTLVFDESISTPSHDELNVYVPIVSKEEMPELLMAVHRRQMKCPACGKRMRLGVRDRAIMLGTGQSRSPEHRPPYLHMPPLLEMMMTATDSTKTSKKLLREYETLVSKYGTETKILTGRYDSQLGEYSPRLAQLVRACRDGEVKLIPGGGGRYGKMVPPWGGDEN
- a CDS encoding transcriptional regulator, yielding MATRREQILEMLERTSVPLTVQDICNALDLDDPRVVSEDLGHIAKSIRSQGRELVARPAQCNKCGFVFSDRATVKKPSRCPKCKSEWIQPPGYLIRVRR
- a CDS encoding type II secretion system F family protein, which codes for MGHYEQLCRLGERLGPLARPRASGADRELSKATVFLRPLMVISVEGVTGASRLITVIAFLVGTIGLTLLGLSIAAAVPMSLMLAVLSYYGVTLYPVSLMNSYKVQLSEESDIMFEQFILVFQSGGSIFDAIELVAQSDHPYLSAAFRRILADVEQGKPPEEALVEFGRSQPSEDLRRYLTGVVSALEQKTELLDLLSGESYEADMTLRSKNLELESRLLIVSALITYVPMLITLALSLTGMATSPLVIVVAPLFVILSVFVRTRFSRDFASYFDRPRERGVAPPAQSRIMAEYDEFLNFLMLLGERMRTGDTLEVALPAIRDELAPESQRLADMAITSIYAHNEDVQTAFNRASEMALGERVSRMMKVIPAMAEVSALDAGERIVKMAGKLIRRSALARERESILSAQRVKVYLLSLTSAVVLGLLASLAPFLYIGSLLSQGPSWTPGATNVMEMLPLLVTLVVITYSAGHQNTLMVGGRRPRAFGLVCALLFWTSYVTASALLGLGNWPT